The following proteins are co-located in the Agromyces laixinhei genome:
- a CDS encoding carbohydrate ABC transporter permease, protein MNTQTTRARRFGLNLFAVIVIVCSVFPVYWMVNMSFTPPNQIISRNPSFLPLDFTWKNYVTAWTREAAPGQTDFPHALASSLGVALAVVVACALIAFLASVAIARFAFRGRVVFIVSVLVVQMVPGEAMMFTIYNMIDDWRLMNTLIGLFIVHLAAVVPFTIWMLRGFVKGVPVELEEAAMIDGCSKGRAFWKVTFPLLAPGLVATGIFAFIQSWNEFLMALLLLKGYNLTLPPWLNSFQSATEATNWGAVMAGSTLIALPVVVFFLFVQRRMVGGLVAGAVKG, encoded by the coding sequence GTGAACACGCAGACCACCCGCGCTCGCAGGTTCGGGCTCAATCTCTTCGCCGTGATCGTCATCGTCTGCTCGGTCTTCCCGGTCTACTGGATGGTGAACATGTCGTTCACCCCGCCGAATCAGATCATCAGCCGCAATCCGAGCTTCCTGCCGCTCGACTTCACGTGGAAGAACTACGTCACCGCCTGGACCCGCGAGGCGGCGCCCGGCCAGACGGACTTCCCCCATGCGCTCGCGTCGAGCCTCGGGGTCGCGCTCGCGGTCGTCGTGGCCTGTGCGCTCATCGCCTTCCTCGCATCGGTCGCCATCGCCCGCTTCGCCTTCCGAGGCCGCGTCGTCTTCATCGTGAGCGTGCTCGTCGTGCAGATGGTGCCCGGCGAGGCGATGATGTTCACGATCTACAACATGATCGACGACTGGCGACTCATGAACACCCTCATCGGCCTGTTCATCGTGCACCTCGCCGCCGTCGTGCCGTTCACGATCTGGATGCTGCGGGGCTTCGTCAAGGGAGTCCCCGTCGAACTCGAAGAGGCGGCGATGATCGACGGGTGCTCGAAGGGCCGGGCGTTCTGGAAGGTCACGTTCCCACTGCTCGCCCCGGGCCTCGTCGCCACTGGCATCTTCGCCTTCATCCAGAGCTGGAACGAGTTCCTGATGGCGCTCCTGCTCCTCAAGGGATACAACCTGACGCTGCCGCCGTGGCTGAACTCGTTCCAGTCGGCGACCGAGGCGACCAACTGGGGTGCCGTGATGGCCGGGTCCACGCTCATCGCCCTCCCCGTCGTCGTCTTCTTCCTGTTCGTGCAGCGACGCATGGTCGGCGGTCTCGTCGCGGGAGCGGTCAAGGGATGA
- a CDS encoding YrdB family protein produces the protein MSDPRQHDRQPKIGPNDILRFFLELFAFVSLGIWGFLAFPLPWPGVLVGIGAPLLAIVAWALFVSPKAVFRMDTFGKAIVEIAVFSAAAIGWWTLGQPVVAVVFAVVAAVSGILNGRKELAG, from the coding sequence GTGAGCGACCCCCGACAGCACGACCGGCAGCCGAAGATCGGACCGAACGACATCCTCCGATTCTTCCTCGAACTCTTCGCGTTCGTCTCCCTCGGAATCTGGGGCTTCCTGGCGTTCCCATTGCCGTGGCCGGGCGTGCTCGTCGGCATCGGAGCCCCGCTCCTCGCGATCGTCGCGTGGGCATTGTTCGTCTCGCCGAAGGCCGTCTTCCGCATGGACACCTTCGGCAAGGCGATCGTCGAGATCGCCGTGTTCTCGGCCGCGGCGATCGGGTGGTGGACCCTCGGCCAGCCTGTCGTGGCGGTCGTGTTCGCCGTCGTGGCGGCGGTCAGCGGCATCCTCAACGGTCGGAAGGAACTCGCGGGCTGA
- a CDS encoding carbohydrate ABC transporter permease has product MSATLTEPDAAPRSPKARPPHRPTGVGPRKKKPLPWAPWLLLAPSLLLLGVMVLYPTIVMFIQSFTNLEIKNKMLGTSPDFVGFENYIEVFTESDFPAVLARSLGLMVVLTVIIVALGMLIGLLMTKLSRGWRLAVSIALLLAWAMPPLSATVVFGWIFDTDYGLVNWALNTITGTQDFRGHSWLIDPWSFMMVLVIIVVWQSVPFAAVTFYAGLGQVPDEVLEASGLDGASAWQRFRFIVLPYMRNVITAVLVLETIWNLRIFTQVYALQQQGGLASETNILPTYLFRQGLGEFGVTAAIGVFMVILLMAISYFNVRNSLKEEEEEL; this is encoded by the coding sequence ATGAGCGCAACCCTCACCGAGCCCGACGCAGCGCCGCGCTCGCCGAAGGCCAGGCCGCCCCACCGGCCGACGGGCGTCGGCCCCCGCAAGAAGAAGCCGCTGCCCTGGGCGCCATGGCTGCTGCTCGCCCCGAGCCTCCTGCTGCTCGGCGTCATGGTGCTGTACCCGACGATCGTGATGTTCATCCAGTCCTTCACGAACCTCGAGATCAAGAACAAGATGCTCGGCACCTCGCCGGACTTCGTCGGGTTCGAGAACTACATCGAGGTCTTCACCGAGTCCGACTTCCCGGCGGTGCTCGCACGCAGCCTCGGGCTGATGGTCGTGCTCACCGTGATCATCGTCGCGCTCGGCATGCTCATCGGCCTGCTCATGACGAAGCTCTCAAGGGGCTGGAGGCTCGCCGTCTCGATCGCCCTGCTGCTGGCGTGGGCGATGCCGCCGCTCTCGGCGACGGTGGTCTTCGGCTGGATCTTCGACACCGACTACGGGCTCGTCAACTGGGCGCTCAACACCATCACCGGCACCCAGGACTTCCGAGGCCATTCGTGGCTCATCGACCCGTGGTCGTTCATGATGGTGCTCGTCATCATCGTGGTCTGGCAGAGCGTTCCGTTCGCGGCAGTCACGTTCTACGCGGGTCTCGGCCAGGTGCCCGACGAAGTGCTCGAGGCGTCAGGCCTCGACGGCGCGAGCGCCTGGCAGCGATTCCGGTTCATCGTGTTGCCGTACATGCGGAACGTCATCACCGCGGTGCTCGTGCTCGAGACGATCTGGAACCTTCGCATCTTCACCCAGGTGTACGCACTGCAACAGCAGGGCGGCCTCGCGAGCGAGACGAACATCCTGCCCACCTACCTGTTCCGGCAGGGACTCGGCGAGTTCGGCGTGACCGCCGCCATCGGCGTGTTCATGGTGATCCTGCTCATGGCGATCTCCTATTTCAACGTCCGCAACTCTCTGAAGGAGGAGGAGGAGGAGCTGTGA
- a CDS encoding glucosamine-6-phosphate deaminase codes for MAEIVVVENEDAAGALVADTIVSLIRSKPDAVLGLATGSTPLASYRALARRIADDSIDVRGVRGFALDEYVGLPAGHPESYRAVITREVVEPLGLTPELVRVPNGDPASIEHAGVDYETAITAAGGVDLQILGIGRTGHIGFNEPGSSLASHTRVKTLTAATRLDNARFFETPDDVPMHCITQGIGTILRARHLVLLAFGRAKAHAVAAAVEGPVSASQPGSAIQLHPHTTVIVDEAAAAELENLDYYRYAWSNKPAWQGI; via the coding sequence ATGGCTGAAATCGTCGTCGTAGAGAATGAAGACGCCGCGGGCGCGCTCGTGGCCGACACGATCGTCTCGCTCATCCGTTCGAAGCCCGATGCCGTGCTCGGCCTCGCGACCGGTTCGACGCCGCTCGCGAGCTATCGCGCGCTCGCGCGCCGCATCGCCGACGACTCGATCGACGTGCGCGGCGTGCGCGGTTTCGCGCTCGACGAGTACGTGGGGCTTCCGGCCGGCCACCCCGAGAGCTACCGCGCGGTCATCACGCGCGAGGTCGTCGAGCCGCTCGGTCTCACGCCCGAGCTCGTGCGGGTGCCGAACGGCGACCCCGCGTCGATCGAGCACGCGGGCGTCGACTACGAGACGGCGATCACCGCGGCGGGCGGCGTCGACCTGCAGATCCTCGGCATCGGGCGCACGGGTCACATCGGCTTCAACGAGCCGGGCTCCTCTCTCGCCTCGCACACGCGGGTCAAGACCCTCACCGCAGCGACGCGCCTCGACAACGCACGGTTCTTCGAGACGCCCGACGACGTGCCCATGCACTGCATCACCCAGGGCATCGGCACGATCCTGCGTGCCCGCCACCTCGTGCTGCTCGCGTTCGGTCGGGCGAAGGCGCACGCGGTCGCGGCTGCCGTCGAGGGACCGGTGTCGGCGAGTCAGCCGGGGTCGGCGATCCAGCTGCACCCGCACACCACGGTGATCGTCGACGAGGCCGCTGCCGCCGAGCTCGAGAACCTCGACTACTACCGCTACGCATGGTCGAACAAGCCCGCCTGGCAGGGCATCTGA
- a CDS encoding glycoside hydrolase family 3 N-terminal domain-containing protein, which yields MTGADRTGVGSGLRRDILTTLLPGFDGPVAPRWVLDSLRDGLGGVCLFGSNIETPEQLRTLNAALRRANPLAVIAIDEEGGDVTRLFYDRGAPFPGNAVLGRIDDLELTARVARAVGAALAATGCTVTFAPDVDVNANPDNPVIGVRSFGADPELVARHAAAWTTALQETGIAAGAKHFPGHGDTATDSHLALPVVDVPLATLRERELVPFRAAIAAGSRTIMTSHILIPELDSRNPATLSPQILCSLLRGELGFDGVIVTDALDMKGASGVHGVPEAAVRALAAGCDLLCIGTDNSAAQMVEIVEAVEFAIEAGRLPAERVREAAARVRALAADAAPIPIGPALRASIEPQHDAEEISRVIGAFEVADAARERLSRSSRVGTVVRIDTVANIAIGVAPWGPFAAEAVSAAPSWLGAADSIVVSEERELADPAGLEGAVLVVGKDLHRHPFARTAIDALRAVRDDVVTIDMGWPSHDRAYADVSTFGASRLLGEAVIAFVDDALRPALATP from the coding sequence ATGACCGGGGCCGACCGAACCGGCGTGGGCAGCGGCCTTCGCCGGGACATCCTCACAACCCTGCTGCCGGGCTTCGATGGGCCGGTCGCCCCCCGATGGGTGCTCGACTCGCTCCGCGACGGCCTCGGCGGCGTCTGCCTCTTCGGCTCGAACATCGAGACGCCCGAGCAGCTGCGCACCCTGAACGCCGCGCTCCGCCGGGCGAACCCGCTCGCCGTGATCGCGATCGACGAGGAGGGCGGCGACGTCACACGGCTCTTCTACGACCGCGGTGCGCCGTTCCCCGGCAACGCCGTGCTCGGACGCATCGACGACCTGGAGTTGACCGCGCGCGTCGCTCGGGCCGTCGGTGCGGCGCTCGCCGCAACCGGATGCACCGTGACCTTCGCGCCAGACGTCGACGTGAACGCGAACCCCGACAATCCGGTGATCGGGGTGCGCAGCTTCGGTGCCGATCCCGAGCTCGTGGCGCGGCACGCCGCCGCATGGACGACGGCACTGCAGGAGACCGGCATCGCGGCCGGCGCCAAGCACTTCCCGGGCCACGGCGACACCGCGACCGACTCGCATCTCGCCCTGCCCGTCGTCGATGTGCCGCTCGCGACCCTGCGCGAGCGCGAGCTCGTGCCGTTCCGTGCCGCGATCGCCGCAGGCAGCCGCACGATCATGACCTCCCACATCCTGATTCCGGAGCTCGATTCCCGGAACCCGGCCACCCTCTCCCCGCAGATCCTCTGCAGCCTGCTTCGCGGGGAGCTGGGGTTCGACGGCGTCATCGTCACCGACGCCCTCGACATGAAGGGGGCGAGCGGCGTGCACGGCGTACCCGAAGCTGCTGTGCGCGCCCTCGCCGCCGGATGCGACCTGCTCTGCATCGGCACCGACAACTCGGCCGCGCAGATGGTGGAGATCGTCGAGGCCGTCGAGTTCGCGATCGAGGCCGGCAGGCTCCCCGCTGAGCGTGTGCGCGAGGCGGCGGCCCGGGTGCGGGCGCTCGCCGCCGACGCGGCACCGATACCGATCGGCCCGGCGCTTCGGGCATCGATCGAGCCGCAGCACGACGCCGAGGAGATCAGCAGGGTGATCGGCGCGTTCGAGGTCGCGGATGCCGCCCGCGAACGTCTCTCCCGGTCGTCACGGGTCGGCACCGTCGTGCGCATCGACACCGTCGCGAACATCGCGATCGGCGTGGCCCCGTGGGGGCCGTTCGCCGCAGAGGCCGTCTCGGCGGCGCCGTCCTGGCTCGGCGCCGCGGATTCGATCGTCGTCTCGGAGGAGCGGGAGCTCGCCGACCCCGCGGGGCTCGAGGGCGCCGTGCTCGTCGTGGGCAAGGACCTGCACCGGCATCCGTTCGCCCGAACGGCGATCGACGCCCTGCGCGCCGTGCGCGACGACGTCGTGACGATCGACATGGGCTGGCCGTCGCACGATCGGGCCTACGCCGACGTCTCGACGTTCGGTGCGTCGCGCCTGCTCGGCGAAGCGGTCATCGCATTCGTCGACGACGCGCTCAGGCCGGCCCTGGCCACGCCGTGA
- a CDS encoding TetR/AcrR family transcriptional regulator encodes MPKVTAEYREARRDEIIDAALRAFSAKGLSGTSMADVIAESGLSAGAIYGHFAGKRELFAAVAVRTLQSRRLEVDAQQAGGHVLTPGEVVATVLRGMRDSFDTRLLVQLWADAAADPTILDSIGAPLGFVLDAFGASVRPWFEAHPECTDGDTDAAIARLVPIMLALGQGFMIQRQIFAEFDDEAYLASVREILPH; translated from the coding sequence ATGCCGAAGGTCACCGCCGAGTATCGTGAGGCCCGGCGCGACGAGATCATCGACGCAGCGCTGCGCGCGTTCTCTGCGAAAGGGCTCTCCGGCACCTCGATGGCCGACGTCATCGCCGAGAGCGGCCTCTCCGCCGGTGCGATCTACGGGCACTTCGCCGGCAAACGCGAGCTGTTCGCCGCCGTTGCCGTTCGCACGCTGCAGAGCAGGCGTCTCGAGGTCGACGCCCAACAGGCCGGCGGCCACGTGCTCACGCCCGGCGAAGTCGTCGCGACGGTGCTGCGCGGCATGCGCGACTCGTTCGACACCCGCCTGCTCGTGCAGCTCTGGGCCGACGCGGCCGCCGACCCCACGATCCTCGACAGCATCGGGGCACCGCTCGGGTTCGTGCTCGACGCCTTCGGTGCATCGGTGCGCCCCTGGTTCGAAGCCCACCCCGAGTGCACCGACGGTGACACCGACGCGGCGATCGCCCGCCTCGTTCCGATCATGCTCGCGCTCGGGCAGGGGTTCATGATCCAGCGGCAGATCTTCGCCGAGTTCGACGACGAGGCCTACCTCGCGAGCGTCAGGGAGATCCTCCCCCACTGA
- a CDS encoding sigma-70 family RNA polymerase sigma factor, producing the protein MPPLRTEHPADAALIERTRTGDRSAYGELWQRHSASARTVARSYSSLDPDDLVAESFTKIYSTILAGGGPTGAFRPYLFTTIRNTAAGWGRARHETTLETLESFEDPATSESATLDALDRSATAQAFRALPTRWQEVLWYSEVENMTPQQIAPLLGMSANSTAALAYRAREGLRQSWIRVHLRNPANSPECQWSIDRLGTYTRGKLRARETSRLEAHLDDCARCTIVAAEAREVGSRLALVLLPLTAGIGGATAYSAWLSQGAPVAEVAMGAAGLPSVLIGQVSGSATTGAGASGASAGSTAGAAAGTGSTAGGGATSATGLAALGGSGVVIGVGAGALVAAAAVAAVIIVPGIVAPEEPVARPAASSAPSESGPTGSTGDEPAAIAPVPAPPAAEPAPVTEAAPEEPDDSAGPEEPAVETSPTTPAPAPVPDPGPPPAPEPEPEPEPEPVDTVALPPVVNTADGANGLVDPLLTGTAEPGASIFVTVQSGEAAEPAAERASASASDETLPAAVADDAGNWSLVVAGLSAGTHLLTVTQTDVAGNRSDPSAPIEIAMLAPSAEVGILRADFHGVPGATVLMEIDGVPYRSFLLDAKGHARETNDPLSWLLRAVTVRYITADGRTGPSVAATTWWGESDRAPASLTG; encoded by the coding sequence GTGCCGCCGCTGCGCACCGAACACCCGGCCGACGCCGCGCTCATCGAACGCACTCGCACGGGCGACCGCTCGGCGTACGGCGAGCTGTGGCAACGGCACTCGGCCTCGGCGCGCACCGTCGCGCGGTCGTACAGCTCGCTCGACCCCGACGATCTCGTCGCCGAATCGTTCACGAAGATCTACAGCACGATCCTGGCGGGCGGCGGACCGACCGGCGCCTTCCGCCCCTACCTGTTCACGACGATCCGCAACACGGCTGCCGGTTGGGGTCGCGCCCGACACGAGACCACGCTCGAGACCCTCGAGTCGTTCGAAGATCCCGCGACGAGCGAGTCCGCCACCCTCGACGCCCTCGACCGGAGCGCAACGGCGCAGGCGTTCCGCGCACTGCCGACCAGGTGGCAGGAGGTGCTCTGGTACTCAGAGGTCGAGAACATGACACCGCAGCAGATCGCACCGCTGCTCGGCATGAGCGCCAACAGCACGGCGGCGCTCGCCTACCGTGCCCGCGAGGGCCTGCGCCAGTCGTGGATCCGCGTGCACCTTCGCAACCCTGCCAACTCGCCCGAGTGCCAGTGGAGCATCGATCGCCTCGGCACGTACACCCGGGGCAAGCTCCGCGCGCGTGAGACGAGTCGCCTCGAGGCGCACCTCGACGACTGCGCCCGGTGCACGATCGTCGCCGCCGAGGCTCGTGAGGTGGGATCCAGGCTCGCACTCGTGCTGCTGCCGCTCACCGCAGGCATCGGCGGAGCGACGGCCTACTCGGCCTGGCTCTCGCAAGGCGCGCCGGTGGCCGAGGTCGCGATGGGCGCGGCAGGGCTGCCCTCCGTGCTCATCGGCCAGGTCTCGGGTTCGGCGACGACGGGGGCCGGGGCATCCGGAGCGAGTGCCGGATCCACCGCCGGAGCCGCAGCCGGCACGGGATCGACGGCGGGCGGCGGCGCGACCTCGGCCACCGGACTGGCGGCGCTCGGCGGCAGCGGAGTCGTCATCGGCGTCGGCGCGGGTGCGCTCGTCGCGGCGGCGGCCGTCGCCGCCGTGATCATCGTGCCGGGCATCGTGGCACCGGAGGAACCCGTGGCGCGGCCCGCGGCATCCTCCGCGCCGAGCGAATCGGGGCCGACGGGTTCGACCGGCGACGAGCCGGCGGCGATCGCGCCGGTGCCGGCTCCGCCGGCGGCCGAACCGGCACCCGTGACCGAGGCCGCGCCCGAGGAACCCGACGACTCAGCGGGGCCGGAAGAGCCGGCCGTCGAGACGAGCCCGACGACTCCCGCGCCGGCACCGGTGCCGGACCCGGGCCCGCCCCCCGCGCCCGAGCCGGAACCCGAACCGGAGCCCGAACCGGTCGACACGGTGGCGCTCCCGCCTGTCGTGAACACGGCCGACGGCGCGAACGGGCTGGTCGATCCCCTCCTCACGGGCACGGCAGAGCCCGGTGCGAGCATCTTCGTGACGGTGCAGTCGGGCGAAGCGGCGGAGCCTGCTGCGGAGCGGGCATCCGCATCCGCATCCGACGAGACGCTGCCCGCGGCAGTTGCCGACGACGCCGGCAACTGGTCCCTCGTCGTCGCAGGCCTGAGCGCCGGCACCCACCTCCTCACCGTCACGCAGACCGATGTGGCCGGCAACCGCTCCGACCCGAGCGCGCCGATCGAGATCGCCATGCTCGCACCGAGTGCTGAAGTCGGCATCCTCCGGGCGGATTTTCATGGAGTCCCCGGCGCCACGGTGCTCATGGAGATCGACGGCGTGCCCTACCGGAGCTTCCTCCTCGATGCAAAGGGCCACGCACGGGAGACGAATGATCCGCTGAGCTGGCTGCTCCGCGCGGTGACTGTGCGGTACATCACCGCCGACGGGCGAACAGGCCCGAGCGTGGCCGCGACCACGTGGTGGGGCGAGAGCGATCGAGCGCCCGCTAGTCTGACGGGATGA
- the nagA gene encoding N-acetylglucosamine-6-phosphate deacetylase: protein MSTAPVVIHSARIVSGADTVTDAWVRFDGDRVSARGIGDGWRDGLASESAAVTDAAGRFLTPGFIDLHCHGAGGAAADEGDEAIETVLAVHNAHGTTRTVLSLVTSPVDRLARDLATIARFAERDPRVLGAHLEGPFLDRDFRGAHDPGLLREADEASVDVLLEAAAGTLRQITIAPEHDGALAAIARFVAADVRVAVGHTSADFETALAAFDAGASILTHAFNGMRGIHHRAPGPVTAAMHADHVTLEVINDGVHVHPDVVKLAFAGAHGRVALITDAMAATGSADGVYVLGSLEVIVTDGVARLRDGGSIAGSTLTQDDALRRAVFECGIPFDEAVGALTVTPAAAIGRGGDLGRLDAGFAADAVLLSAELAVEAVWGGGVRLA, encoded by the coding sequence GTGAGCACCGCGCCAGTCGTCATCCATTCCGCACGCATCGTGAGCGGCGCCGACACGGTCACCGACGCGTGGGTGCGTTTCGACGGCGACCGGGTGTCCGCGCGCGGCATCGGCGACGGCTGGCGCGACGGGCTCGCGTCCGAATCCGCAGCGGTGACGGATGCCGCGGGGCGGTTCCTCACCCCCGGATTCATCGATCTGCACTGCCACGGTGCCGGTGGCGCCGCCGCCGACGAGGGCGACGAGGCGATCGAGACCGTGCTCGCGGTGCACAACGCGCACGGCACGACGCGCACCGTGCTCTCGCTCGTGACCTCGCCGGTCGACCGGCTCGCTCGCGACCTCGCCACGATCGCCCGCTTCGCCGAGCGCGATCCGCGAGTGCTCGGCGCCCACCTCGAGGGTCCGTTCCTCGATCGGGACTTCCGCGGGGCGCACGACCCCGGGCTGCTGCGCGAGGCCGACGAGGCATCCGTCGATGTGCTGCTCGAGGCCGCGGCCGGAACGCTCCGGCAGATCACGATCGCCCCCGAACACGACGGGGCGCTCGCGGCGATCGCCAGGTTCGTCGCCGCCGACGTCCGGGTGGCGGTCGGTCACACGAGCGCCGATTTCGAGACCGCCCTCGCCGCATTCGACGCCGGCGCCTCGATCCTGACGCATGCGTTCAACGGCATGCGCGGCATCCACCACCGCGCCCCTGGGCCGGTCACCGCGGCGATGCACGCAGATCACGTCACCCTCGAGGTGATCAACGACGGCGTGCACGTGCATCCCGACGTCGTGAAACTCGCCTTCGCCGGCGCTCACGGCAGGGTCGCGCTCATCACCGATGCGATGGCGGCGACCGGATCGGCCGACGGCGTCTACGTACTGGGTTCGCTCGAGGTGATCGTCACCGACGGAGTCGCGCGCCTCCGCGACGGGGGATCGATCGCCGGTTCGACGCTCACACAAGACGACGCGCTCCGCCGGGCCGTCTTCGAGTGCGGCATCCCCTTCGACGAGGCGGTGGGCGCCCTCACCGTGACCCCGGCTGCGGCGATCGGCCGCGGCGGCGATCTCGGCCGGCTCGACGCCGGGTTCGCCGCCGACGCGGTGCTCCTCAGCGCTGAACTCGCGGTGGAGGCGGTCTGGGGCGGCGGAGTCCGTCTGGCCTGA
- the purU gene encoding formyltetrahydrofolate deformylase: protein MTEHVPGASPEHLYHWVVTLSCTDGPGIVHAISGAIVAARGNITESQQFASLDTGNFFMRLQVESSAGREEVEAALAPVTERWRMEWQLDEVGRPLRTLLLASTAGHCVNDLLFRQRAGQLPVEIPLVLSNHGTLRDLVDFHGVPFESLAVTDAASKAEFERRVLAAVDEHDIELVVLARYMQILSPGLCDALEGRCINIHHSFLPGFKGANPYRQAHARGVKLIGATAHFVTSDLDEGPIIEQNVVRVDHSRTPSELVAIGQDEESRTLSQAVKWFAERRVLVDGVRTIIFR from the coding sequence ATGACCGAGCACGTCCCCGGCGCCAGCCCCGAACACCTCTACCACTGGGTCGTCACGCTCAGCTGCACCGACGGGCCGGGCATCGTGCACGCCATCAGCGGCGCGATCGTCGCGGCTCGCGGCAACATCACCGAGAGCCAGCAGTTCGCGAGCCTCGACACCGGGAACTTCTTCATGCGACTCCAGGTCGAGTCCTCGGCGGGTCGCGAAGAGGTCGAGGCGGCGCTCGCTCCCGTGACCGAGCGCTGGCGCATGGAGTGGCAACTCGACGAGGTCGGCCGGCCGCTTCGCACACTCCTGCTCGCGTCGACCGCCGGGCACTGCGTCAACGACCTGCTGTTCCGGCAGCGTGCCGGCCAACTGCCCGTCGAGATCCCGCTCGTGCTCTCGAATCACGGCACGTTGCGCGACCTGGTCGACTTCCACGGCGTGCCCTTCGAATCGCTTGCGGTGACGGATGCCGCATCGAAGGCCGAATTCGAACGCCGCGTGCTCGCCGCGGTCGATGAGCACGACATCGAACTCGTCGTGCTGGCGCGATACATGCAGATCCTCTCCCCCGGACTCTGCGACGCCCTCGAGGGCCGCTGCATCAACATCCACCACTCGTTCCTGCCCGGATTCAAGGGCGCGAACCCGTATCGGCAGGCGCATGCCCGGGGGGTCAAGCTCATCGGCGCGACCGCCCACTTCGTGACGAGCGATCTCGACGAGGGCCCGATCATCGAGCAGAACGTCGTGCGCGTCGATCATTCACGCACCCCGTCCGAACTCGTGGCGATCGGTCAAGACGAAGAGAGCCGCACCCTCAGCCAGGCGGTGAAGTGGTTCGCCGAGCGCCGGGTGCTCGTCGACGGGGTGCGCACGATCATCTTCCGCTGA
- a CDS encoding extracellular solute-binding protein produces MRKLGIVALGAAAALTLAGCSAGGGSESADGGEITVWVVGTDTPDTARDYLKETFEADNDGWTLTVVEKTWADVSDTYAAALQSNDSPDVVEVGNTQTASFADQGLFLPLTDFAADDYLPGLVESATYDGELYAAPYYAGGRIVFYSEQILGATPVPTTLDEYVATGKALKTDTRSGIWAPGRDWYNALPYVWAHGGFIAEQDGDEWKAGFSSEGGIAGLTQLQDVYVNASNAAKDGDETDPQVAFCAGEDVFLSAPAWVQWSITAPADAEAPGCADTFGSDLRAFPLPGLEAGETAPIFAGGSNIAVATKSANPEQARAALDIMAGEDYQTLLAEGGLTPGFTAAAASLPDTEIAKAQADALANSKVTPTTPKWAEVEAAQIIQEALVKIAQGGDVAAIAADLDTQIEEILNS; encoded by the coding sequence ATGAGGAAACTCGGCATTGTTGCGCTCGGCGCTGCTGCTGCCCTGACCCTCGCCGGTTGTAGCGCCGGTGGTGGAAGTGAGTCTGCCGATGGCGGCGAGATCACGGTCTGGGTCGTCGGCACCGACACCCCCGACACCGCGCGCGACTACCTCAAGGAGACCTTCGAGGCGGACAACGACGGTTGGACCCTCACGGTCGTGGAGAAGACCTGGGCCGACGTGAGCGACACCTACGCAGCTGCGCTCCAGTCGAACGACTCTCCCGACGTCGTCGAGGTCGGCAACACCCAGACCGCGAGCTTCGCGGACCAGGGCCTGTTCCTGCCGCTCACCGACTTCGCCGCCGACGACTATCTGCCCGGCCTCGTCGAGTCCGCCACGTACGACGGCGAGCTCTATGCCGCGCCCTACTACGCCGGCGGCCGCATCGTGTTCTACAGCGAGCAGATCCTCGGCGCCACTCCGGTTCCGACCACGCTCGACGAGTACGTCGCAACGGGCAAGGCGCTGAAGACCGACACCCGTTCGGGTATCTGGGCGCCGGGCCGCGACTGGTACAACGCACTTCCCTACGTCTGGGCGCACGGCGGCTTCATCGCCGAGCAGGACGGCGACGAGTGGAAGGCCGGCTTCTCCAGTGAAGGCGGCATCGCGGGCCTGACCCAGCTGCAGGACGTCTACGTGAACGCGTCCAACGCGGCCAAGGACGGCGACGAGACCGACCCGCAGGTCGCGTTCTGCGCCGGTGAAGACGTCTTCCTCTCCGCTCCTGCGTGGGTGCAGTGGTCGATCACGGCTCCGGCCGACGCCGAGGCGCCGGGTTGCGCCGACACCTTCGGTTCCGACCTGCGTGCGTTCCCGCTGCCCGGTCTCGAGGCCGGCGAGACGGCACCGATCTTCGCCGGCGGCTCGAACATCGCCGTCGCGACGAAGAGCGCCAACCCCGAGCAGGCTCGCGCCGCGCTCGACATCATGGCGGGCGAGGACTACCAGACCCTCCTCGCCGAGGGCGGGCTGACGCCGGGCTTCACGGCTGCCGCTGCATCGTTGCCCGACACCGAGATCGCCAAGGCCCAGGCCGACGCGCTCGCCAACTCGAAGGTCACCCCGACCACCCCGAAGTGGGCCGAGGTCGAGGCTGCGCAGATCATCCAGGAGGCGCTCGTGAAGATCGCCCAGGGCGGGGATGTCGCGGCGATCGCCGCCGACCTCGACACGCAGATCGAGGAGATCCTCAACAGCTAG